The window GATGCTAATAATCTGGCGATCAAGGGCTACCTTTCAGCTAATACGGATAAGGGACAGCATATTATCTGTTCAATAGTGGACTATCCTGATATTCTCACCAATGCGGCTTATTTTGAAGAAAGTGGATTTGAAGTGAGTTACTTAGGTTGCGATGGGGATGCCTTTATTGATCTGGAAGAGCTTAAGCAGGAATTGAGATCTGATACTATATTGGTGATGACCACTCTGGCAAATCACACCGTGGGAACTTTGCAGGATATTACTGAGATCAGAAAGATCATTGATGAATCTCCTTCAGAAGCTGCCTTATTCGTAGATGCCTGTCAAGGTTATGGCAGAGTGCCGATCGATGTAGTAGATATGAATGTTGATCTTCTTACGATCAGTGCTCATAAGATCCATGGGCCTCAAGGCGTAGGTGCTTTATACATTAAGCCCGGGATCACTGTTGCTCCCACTCGACATGGTGTGAATCGCATTGATCCATTAGCTACCGGTGCTATCTCAATTGCCAATATAGCTGGCTTTGCCAAAGCAGTGGAACTGGCATTCATTAATTTTAAAGAAAATGTGGACTATATCCGCAGTCTTACCCGTCATCTATATGAAAGTATTGAACGCCGCATTTCTTATGTAATGCTTAACGGTGCAATTTGCGAGTCTCGGGCTCCTCATAATTTGAATGTCTCTTTTGATTTCATCGAAGGAGAAGCAATTATGATGATGCTTGATCAATATGGCATCAGCGTGGCAACAGGCAGTGCCTGTTTCTCCGAAGGACTTCAGGCAAATTATGTGATGATGGCAATGGGACGCAATCATGAGCAGAGTCACAGCTCAATGAAATTTACTTTAAGCAGATATAACACGAGAGAAGAAATTGATTATGTTGTAGATAAACTTGAGGAAGTAGTGAAGGAATTACGCCGTCGCAGTCCTCTGTATGCCGATTTTATATCAAAATATAATATATAGGAGAAATCATGCAGTATTCACAAAAAGTTCTCGATCACTTTATGAAACCCCACAACCTGGGCAAGCTTGATAAAGCAAATGCGGAAGCAACTGAAGGCAGCCCTGCCTGCGGTGACC is drawn from Candidatus Stygibacter australis and contains these coding sequences:
- a CDS encoding cysteine desulfurase family protein, whose translation is MKRIYLNNCITSQPAPEVIDAMLPYYKEKFHFPENFIQPGTERRREIDEFKKVVADSIKAVPEAVHFTNSGTDANNLAIKGYLSANTDKGQHIICSIVDYPDILTNAAYFEESGFEVSYLGCDGDAFIDLEELKQELRSDTILVMTTLANHTVGTLQDITEIRKIIDESPSEAALFVDACQGYGRVPIDVVDMNVDLLTISAHKIHGPQGVGALYIKPGITVAPTRHGVNRIDPLATGAISIANIAGFAKAVELAFINFKENVDYIRSLTRHLYESIERRISYVMLNGAICESRAPHNLNVSFDFIEGEAIMMMLDQYGISVATGSACFSEGLQANYVMMAMGRNHEQSHSSMKFTLSRYNTREEIDYVVDKLEEVVKELRRRSPLYADFISKYNI